Proteins encoded in a region of the Streptomyces akebiae genome:
- a CDS encoding glutamate synthase subunit beta, translated as MADPKGFLNHGREVAKSRPVDVRLKDWNEVYVPGSLLPIISKQASRCMDCGIPFCHNGCPLGNLIPEWNDYAYREDWGAASERLHATNNFPEFTGRLCPAPCESACVLGINQPAVTIKNVEVSIIDKAWDSGDVAPQAPERLSGKTVAVIGSGPAGLAAAQQLTRAGHTVAVYERADRVGGLLRYGIPEFKMEKRHINRRIEQMRAEGTRFRTGVEIGRDLKATDLKKRYDAVVIAAGATTARDLPVPGRELNGIHQAMEYLPLANKVQEGDFVAPPITAEGKHVVVIGGGDTGADCVGTAHRQGAASVTQLEIMPRPGEDRAPNQPWPTFPMLYKVTSAHEEGGERVYSVSTTHFEGDEDGNVQWLHLVEVEFVDGKLTQKPGTERKIPAQLVTLAMGFTGTDRENGLVDQFGLDLDERGNIARDADFQTNVPGVFVAGDAGRGQSLIVWAIAEGRSAARGCDRFLTGASDLPAPIRPTDRSLMV; from the coding sequence ATGGCTGACCCGAAGGGCTTCCTCAACCACGGGCGCGAGGTCGCCAAGTCCCGCCCCGTCGACGTACGGCTGAAGGACTGGAACGAGGTCTACGTTCCGGGCTCGCTGCTCCCGATCATCTCGAAGCAGGCGTCCCGCTGCATGGACTGCGGCATCCCGTTCTGCCACAACGGCTGTCCGCTCGGGAACCTCATCCCCGAGTGGAACGACTACGCCTACCGCGAGGACTGGGGCGCCGCCTCGGAGCGCCTGCACGCCACGAACAACTTCCCGGAGTTCACGGGCCGTCTCTGCCCCGCTCCCTGTGAGTCGGCGTGCGTCCTCGGCATCAACCAGCCGGCCGTCACCATCAAGAACGTCGAGGTCTCGATCATCGACAAGGCGTGGGACAGCGGCGACGTCGCGCCCCAGGCCCCGGAGCGCCTCTCCGGCAAGACGGTCGCGGTCATCGGCTCGGGCCCGGCGGGTCTCGCGGCCGCCCAGCAGCTGACGCGGGCCGGTCACACGGTCGCGGTGTACGAGCGCGCGGACCGCGTCGGCGGTCTGCTCCGCTACGGCATCCCCGAGTTCAAGATGGAGAAGCGGCACATCAACCGCCGTATCGAGCAGATGCGCGCGGAGGGCACCCGCTTCCGTACGGGCGTTGAGATCGGCCGCGACCTCAAGGCGACGGACCTGAAGAAGCGGTACGACGCCGTCGTGATCGCCGCGGGTGCGACGACCGCCCGTGACCTCCCGGTCCCCGGCCGCGAGCTGAACGGCATCCACCAGGCGATGGAGTACCTGCCGCTCGCCAACAAGGTGCAGGAGGGCGACTTCGTGGCGCCCCCCATCACGGCCGAGGGCAAGCACGTCGTCGTCATCGGCGGTGGCGACACCGGCGCGGACTGCGTGGGCACCGCCCACCGCCAGGGCGCGGCCTCCGTCACGCAGCTGGAGATCATGCCCAGGCCGGGCGAGGACCGTGCCCCGAACCAGCCGTGGCCGACCTTCCCGATGCTCTACAAGGTCACCTCCGCGCACGAGGAGGGCGGCGAGCGGGTCTACTCCGTCTCCACCACCCACTTCGAGGGCGACGAGGACGGCAACGTCCAGTGGCTGCACCTCGTCGAGGTCGAGTTCGTCGACGGCAAGCTGACGCAGAAGCCGGGCACGGAGCGGAAGATCCCCGCCCAGCTGGTGACGCTGGCGATGGGCTTCACCGGCACGGACCGTGAGAACGGTCTCGTGGACCAGTTCGGCCTGGACCTCGACGAGCGCGGCAACATCGCGCGGGACGCCGACTTCCAGACGAACGTGCCGGGTGTGTTCGTGGCCGGTGACGCGGGCCGCGGTCAGTCGCTGATCGTCTGGGCGATCGCCGAGGGCCGCTCGGCCGCCCGCGGCTGCGACCGCTTCCTCACGGGCGCGAGCGATCTGCCGGCCCCGATCCGCCCCACGGACCGTTCGCTGATGGTCTGA
- a CDS encoding SDR family oxidoreductase, which translates to MRNVDPPTYVPGHGLLAGRTAVITAAAGAGIGGATARRFLEEGARVLISDAHARRLGEHESRLADEFGADSVAALPCDVTDEDQVRALFETGVRLHGRLDVVVNNAGLGGTCDLVDMTDEQWSKVLDVTLNGTFRCTRHALRLMRDAGGGVIVNNASVVGWRAQAGQAHYAAAKAGVMALTRCAAIEAAAYGVRVNAVSPSLAMHPHLAKVTTPELLEELTAREALGRYAEPWEVANVIVFLASGYSSYLTGEIVSVSNQHP; encoded by the coding sequence ATGAGGAACGTCGACCCTCCGACGTACGTCCCCGGCCATGGCCTGCTCGCCGGACGCACCGCCGTGATCACCGCGGCGGCCGGCGCGGGCATCGGCGGGGCCACCGCGCGACGCTTCCTGGAGGAGGGCGCGCGCGTACTGATCAGCGACGCGCACGCACGCCGACTGGGGGAGCACGAGAGTCGGCTGGCCGACGAGTTCGGCGCCGACTCCGTCGCCGCGCTGCCGTGCGACGTGACCGACGAGGACCAGGTCCGGGCCCTGTTCGAGACGGGTGTCCGACTGCACGGACGACTCGACGTCGTCGTCAACAACGCGGGCCTCGGCGGCACCTGCGACCTCGTCGACATGACCGACGAGCAGTGGTCCAAGGTGCTCGACGTGACACTGAACGGCACGTTCCGCTGCACCCGGCACGCACTGAGACTGATGCGGGACGCCGGTGGCGGCGTGATCGTCAACAACGCCTCCGTCGTCGGCTGGCGCGCCCAGGCAGGCCAGGCGCACTACGCCGCCGCGAAAGCGGGCGTCATGGCCCTGACCAGGTGCGCGGCGATCGAGGCGGCCGCGTACGGGGTCCGCGTCAACGCCGTGTCGCCGAGCCTCGCCATGCACCCGCACCTGGCGAAGGTCACCACCCCGGAACTGCTGGAGGAACTGACCGCGCGCGAGGCCCTCGGGCGGTACGCCGAACCCTGGGAGGTGGCCAACGTGATCGTCTTCCTCGCGTCCGGCTACTCCTCCTACCTGACGGGTGAGATCGTCTCCGTCAGCAACCAGCATCCCTGA
- a CDS encoding acyl-CoA dehydrogenase family protein, protein MDLARSPADEAFRAEARAWLRAHVPAEPLPSLETEEGFAAHRAWEAELAADRWSVVNWPAAYGGRDAGLLRWLLFEEEYYAAGAPGRVGQNGVNLLAPTLFDHGTEEQRARVLPPMASGEVVWAQAWSEPGAGSDLASLTSRAVRTDGGWLLSGQKTWSSRAAFADRAFGLFRSEPGTARPHQGLTYLMFDLRAPGVTVRPIGRLDGRPAFAELFLDDVFVPDEDVIGEPGQGWRIAMSTAGNERGLTLRSPGRFLASAHRLLDLWHDRGSPASARDAVADALIGARAYELFTHAAASRFLEGTPIGPEASLNKVFWSEYDIALHETALDLLGEEGESADTDWSEGYVFSLAGPIYAGTNEIQRDIIAERLLGLPKGRR, encoded by the coding sequence ATGGACCTCGCCCGATCCCCCGCCGACGAGGCCTTCCGCGCCGAGGCCCGCGCCTGGCTGCGCGCCCATGTCCCCGCGGAGCCGCTCCCCTCCCTGGAGACCGAGGAGGGCTTCGCCGCCCACCGCGCCTGGGAGGCCGAACTGGCCGCCGACCGCTGGTCGGTGGTGAACTGGCCGGCCGCGTACGGCGGCCGCGACGCGGGCCTGCTCCGCTGGCTGCTCTTCGAGGAGGAGTACTACGCGGCGGGCGCCCCGGGCCGGGTCGGCCAGAACGGCGTCAACCTCCTCGCCCCGACCCTCTTCGACCACGGCACGGAGGAGCAGCGGGCTCGCGTCCTGCCGCCGATGGCCTCCGGCGAGGTGGTGTGGGCCCAGGCCTGGTCGGAGCCCGGGGCCGGGTCCGACCTGGCCTCGCTCACCTCCAGGGCCGTGCGCACGGACGGGGGCTGGCTGCTCAGCGGGCAGAAGACCTGGTCGTCGCGGGCGGCGTTCGCGGACCGGGCGTTCGGCCTGTTCCGCAGTGAGCCCGGGACCGCCCGGCCCCACCAGGGGCTGACGTACCTCATGTTCGACCTGCGCGCCCCCGGGGTGACGGTCCGCCCGATCGGCCGCCTCGACGGCAGGCCCGCGTTCGCCGAGCTCTTCCTCGACGACGTGTTCGTGCCGGACGAGGACGTCATCGGCGAGCCCGGGCAGGGCTGGCGCATCGCGATGTCCACCGCCGGCAACGAACGGGGGCTGACGCTCCGGTCCCCGGGCCGCTTCCTGGCCTCCGCGCACCGCCTGCTCGACCTCTGGCACGACCGGGGAAGCCCGGCGTCCGCCCGCGACGCGGTGGCCGACGCGTTGATCGGCGCCCGCGCCTACGAGCTGTTCACCCACGCGGCCGCCTCCCGCTTCCTGGAGGGCACGCCGATCGGACCCGAGGCCAGCCTGAACAAGGTCTTCTGGTCCGAGTACGACATCGCCCTGCACGAGACGGCGCTGGACCTGCTCGGCGAGGAGGGCGAGTCGGCGGACACCGACTGGTCCGAGGGGTACGTCTTCTCCCTCGCCGGCCCGATCTACGCCGGCACCAACGAGATCCAGCGCGACATCATCGCCGAGCGCCTCCTCGGCCTGCCGAAGGGCCGCCGCTGA
- a CDS encoding TetR/AcrR family transcriptional regulator, whose protein sequence is MPTKKKPPTTAGDKPSAAPARRRELLDRAATVFADLGYNATTVRRIADDVGMLAGSLYYYFESKDAMLEEILRTFLDELWEGYDAVLDAELRPRETFEALVVESFRAIDRHRAAVAIYQNEAKKLVAQDRFLFLEASQRKFEKAWLATLERGVAAEEFRADLDTRLTYRFVRDTVWVAASWYRPGGQLGPEEIARQYLSMVLDGIAAAPAEPTEH, encoded by the coding sequence GTGCCGACCAAGAAGAAGCCCCCGACGACCGCCGGCGACAAGCCCTCCGCCGCGCCCGCCCGCCGCCGGGAACTCCTCGACCGGGCCGCCACGGTCTTCGCCGACCTGGGCTACAACGCCACCACCGTCCGCAGGATCGCGGACGACGTCGGCATGCTCGCGGGCAGCCTCTACTACTACTTCGAGTCCAAGGACGCGATGCTGGAGGAGATCCTGCGGACCTTCCTCGACGAACTCTGGGAGGGCTACGACGCCGTCCTGGACGCCGAGCTGCGCCCCCGGGAGACCTTCGAGGCGCTGGTCGTCGAGTCGTTCCGCGCCATCGACCGGCACCGCGCCGCCGTCGCGATCTACCAGAACGAGGCCAAGAAGCTGGTCGCGCAGGACCGGTTCCTGTTCCTCGAAGCGTCGCAGCGCAAGTTCGAGAAGGCATGGCTGGCCACGCTGGAACGTGGCGTGGCCGCCGAGGAGTTCCGGGCCGACCTCGACACCAGGCTCACCTACCGGTTCGTGCGCGACACGGTGTGGGTCGCCGCTTCCTGGTACCGGCCCGGCGGACAACTCGGCCCGGAGGAGATCGCGCGGCAGTACCTGTCGATGGTCCTCGACGGGATCGCCGCCGCACCTGCGGAGCCCACGGAGCACTAG
- a CDS encoding acyl-CoA dehydrogenase family protein, whose product MRFLLDTEQRAFAESLDAMLTAAGTPAVVRAWGRGEHEAGRAVWARLAEAGVFALAAPEKYDGVGPLPVELALSFVELGRHAVPGPLVETVTATVLLAGLDDPGPAERLLPALVSGETMATVAPSPSSYALDGDAAATRLTLAPETGELRLAPGHGPVRPSLDPARRLTRLSPGGDLLAADPSLLAHALVPARLAVAAQALGVGLALLDRTVAYVKQRTQFGVPVGSFQTVKHRLADAKVALEFARPLVFGAAVTLDPADAAAAKVTACEAAYTTARTALQLHGAIGYTAEYDLSLWLTKARALRSAWGSPAQCREVVLSGGGRRR is encoded by the coding sequence ATGCGTTTCCTCCTGGACACCGAGCAGCGGGCGTTCGCCGAGTCGCTGGACGCCATGCTGACGGCCGCCGGGACACCCGCCGTCGTACGGGCCTGGGGGCGCGGGGAGCACGAGGCAGGGCGTGCGGTGTGGGCGCGTCTCGCGGAAGCGGGCGTCTTCGCGCTGGCGGCGCCGGAGAAGTACGACGGGGTCGGTCCGCTCCCCGTCGAACTGGCGCTCTCCTTCGTGGAGTTGGGTCGGCACGCGGTCCCGGGCCCGCTCGTGGAGACGGTGACGGCGACGGTCCTCCTGGCCGGCCTGGACGACCCGGGCCCGGCCGAGCGCCTGCTCCCGGCGCTGGTGTCGGGCGAGACGATGGCGACGGTGGCGCCTTCGCCGAGTTCGTACGCGCTGGACGGGGACGCGGCGGCGACCCGCCTGACCCTCGCCCCGGAGACGGGCGAACTCCGCCTCGCCCCCGGCCACGGCCCCGTGCGCCCGTCCCTGGACCCGGCCCGCCGTCTGACCCGGCTCTCCCCCGGCGGCGACCTCCTCGCCGCCGACCCGTCCCTGCTCGCCCACGCCCTCGTCCCGGCGCGGCTCGCGGTCGCCGCGCAGGCCCTCGGCGTGGGTCTGGCCCTCCTGGACAGGACGGTGGCGTACGTGAAGCAGCGCACGCAGTTCGGTGTGCCCGTCGGGTCGTTCCAGACGGTGAAGCACCGGCTGGCGGACGCCAAGGTGGCCCTGGAGTTCGCGCGTCCGCTGGTGTTCGGGGCGGCGGTCACCCTGGACCCGGCGGACGCGGCGGCGGCCAAGGTGACGGCGTGCGAGGCGGCGTACACGACAGCGCGCACGGCGCTGCAGCTGCACGGCGCGATCGGTTACACGGCGGAGTACGACCTGTCGCTCTGGCTGACCAAGGCGCGTGCGCTGCGGAGCGCGTGGGGCAGTCCCGCGCAGTGCCGGGAAGTGGTCCTCAGTGGTGGTGGCCGCCGCCGGTGA
- a CDS encoding rhomboid family intramembrane serine protease, giving the protein MEPESSSSSEPAVTTCYRHPNVESYVRCTRCERFICPDCMRDAAVGHQCPECVKEGARTVRQARTAFGGRISAVPLVTYVLIGLNVVAYVAELLRPSIVDAFAMLGRGLAGPDGLHYVWQSAYPADFHLEGVIDGEWYRLLTGAFLHIPPTEGTFGILHIVMNMVTLWNVGRVVEAQLGRARYLSLYLLSALGGSVLVLLLAPDSSTVGASGAIFGVCTAYYVLARRLGADPAGINRFMAGLLIWLVISAVVTSWQGHLGGLLTGGLIALGFAYAPRDRRRVLVQAGACVGVLALLVVLALAKAAAMTG; this is encoded by the coding sequence GTGGAACCCGAGTCCTCGTCGTCGTCCGAGCCCGCCGTCACCACCTGCTACCGCCATCCGAACGTGGAGTCGTACGTCCGCTGCACCCGCTGCGAGCGGTTCATCTGCCCGGACTGCATGCGCGACGCGGCCGTGGGCCACCAGTGCCCGGAGTGCGTGAAGGAGGGCGCGAGAACCGTCCGCCAGGCCCGCACGGCCTTCGGCGGCCGGATCTCGGCGGTCCCGCTGGTGACGTACGTCCTGATCGGCCTGAACGTCGTGGCGTACGTCGCGGAACTGCTCCGCCCGTCGATCGTCGACGCCTTCGCGATGCTCGGCCGGGGCCTGGCCGGCCCGGACGGTCTGCACTACGTCTGGCAGAGCGCCTACCCGGCCGACTTCCACCTCGAAGGCGTGATCGACGGCGAGTGGTACCGCCTCCTCACCGGCGCCTTCCTCCACATCCCGCCCACCGAGGGCACGTTCGGCATCCTCCACATCGTGATGAACATGGTCACGCTGTGGAACGTGGGCCGTGTGGTGGAGGCACAGCTGGGCCGCGCCCGCTATCTGAGCCTGTACCTCCTCTCCGCGCTCGGCGGCTCCGTCCTGGTCCTCCTCCTGGCCCCCGACAGCAGCACGGTCGGCGCCTCCGGCGCGATCTTCGGCGTCTGCACGGCGTACTACGTGCTGGCCCGCCGCCTCGGCGCCGACCCCGCGGGCATCAACCGCTTCATGGCGGGCCTGCTGATCTGGCTGGTCATCTCGGCGGTCGTGACGTCCTGGCAGGGCCACCTCGGCGGCCTCCTCACCGGCGGCCTGATCGCCCTGGGGTTCGCGTACGCGCCTCGGGACCGGCGCAGGGTGCTGGTGCAGGCGGGGGCGTGTGTGGGGGTGCTGGCGCTGCTGGTGGTGCTGGCGCTGGCGAAGGCGGCGGCGATGACGGGCTGA